The genomic region aaaaataaaacaaaataaaatttcctCACAAGTACCAGACCCATTGACTTTGCCTCCACGTTTCTCTCCAACTCCCTCGCTTTCGTTCTCCTTATTTATACCTCCCATCTCCATTGTCTCCTTACCATTGGCTTTGGATTTACCTGAGTTACTCAGCTGGATGAGCTCTCTAGGTTTTCAAAAGTAATGTCAGTTACTAAGGATATTTGAAGGTTTTCGCCTGCAGAACACAATGGATCGCGGATCTGCTGCAGGTACTTGTGAATTGGGTTGTTCATATCTAGGATTTTTTAATTGGGTCCGTACGATTTTGTTAATAACTGTATTATTTTGTTTCCTTCAGATTCGAGGCTTATCATATCTGCTAGTGTTGTGGAGAGCGCAAGGGTTAGGAGGGCTTTGAGCAGATGAAGGCAAGTGGAACGTGAAATCGATATGTGGACAGAGCTGCTGCGCCATGGTCCTGTGGACAGATCTGCTGCTTCCAAAATGGCGCTCGGAGAGAGAAACGGAAGAAAGAACCAGAGAGATGTAAGTAGCCAGACAGATTCTTACGAGTTTGTTGTTCTTGACATTATTTTAAAAACTGATCTAAAAAATGTATGCTTTAGCCTCAGTATTGAAGGTGCGAAACTGGACTTCATTGTTCCGCTCCAAGAGGTCATCTGACAAGAGCTCTGTACAGGTATGAAAGCGCGTTAAAATATTCAAGCCCGTCTATCAAATTATATGTTTAATAAATAAGATTGCGGCAAATTTCTGAAGAATGTGTATTGATATGTAGGAAGAAGAAGTGGATCCCGGATCTGGAGCAGGTAAACTGGGTACATGTGATTTTATAAAACGAATTGGGTTTTTCTCATCTAATTATTTCAATTCCGTACAATGTTGTAAACAATTCTATAGTTTTGAATTTACCTGAGATAATAGGCTGGGTTTTTTTAAAGTAACCCCAAGTTTAGGGTAGGCAGAGCATAATGGATGGCGGATCTGAAGCAATTAAACCGACTGGGTACTTGTGATTATATAAAACGAATTGGGTAGTTCACGTCTAGCTTTTTCAATTCCGTGCGATATTGTTTATCGCCAGAATAATTGTATTATTTTGTATTTGGATTTGCCTTGGATATTCAGCTGCTGAGGCATCTAGGGTTTTTTAAGGTAGCATCAGTTAGGTAATTTCAAGTTTAGGGCCGACTGAACGTAATGGATCATGGATCTGGAGCAGGTAAACCAACTGGGTAGTTGTGATTTTATAAAACGAATTGGGTTGTTCTCGTACAGTTTTTTCAATTCGATACTATGTTGTAAATAATTGTATTGTTTTGTTTTCTTCAGATTCCAGGCTAATGAGATCTGCTATTGTCGTGGAGAGCGCAAGCTGTAGATGGAAGCCAATTGAAGCTCAAAAGAGGATGTCCATTTTCGCTAGTGGAACGAGAAATCCGTCTTTTGAGCAAATAAACCGCATTTCTGCAGAGCTGAAGCCTCATGGTGTTGTGGAAGTTGATAGTAGAGCTTGCAGGAATTATTTCCTTTGCAGTCCTGCAAGACTGTTTTCTCGTTTGTGTAGTGTAGGGTTTCACAGACAGAGTCTGACTGAGGACATTCTAAATAAGAAAATGTAGTAGCACATGGTCTATATTGCTGTGATGCTACAAAAATAAGATACGTTTAGAGATCATGTACCACTGgcatagtttatatatatatgacattTTTAATGATTACCTTTTCATATTTGGATTTCGGATAGATTTGACGAGAAAATGTTGTTCCTTTAAACTTCTTTTAGCTTCCTAAGTGAAACTCTAGTATCAGATTTTACTGTTCTTTTAGCTTCCTTAATGAAACCCTAGTTTTAGGGAATTtggtgaaaataaataaataaaattacagtTTAGATTGATGATTTGCAATTGCATCTGGTGAGGTTCGGATCTTCTTGGAGGTCGTTTTGCTGCTTCAGATGTGGGCTTCGTAAATAATGTTCCCACCCACAGTAGATAATGCTCTCTATGTGTATTTTCTGATGAAAAACCGTGGAAGGGGTTGCTTGTTTTAGCTTTATGCCTTGCCTGGTATTTTTAATCCCTCCCGATCGTTATGGTTAGTGGCCTTGCGTAGAGTTTTAACTTTGTCTTGGGCAGAGGCGGCCAGCAGACCATCACTtatgtaataatttttatttatcagTATATCTTTCTCTTACATATCAATACATAAAATGTAATTTTTatgtaaattaaaataattaatattctGGCAACACTTCTCCATAAAGGCTTTTCTCAAAAAAAGACTGAAGATTTGTGTAGAAAGTATTCAAGGCAGATTTTTTTTTTGGGAGATTTAAGTAGCGTTATAAGAAATATAGATGGAAATCTTCCCATTCTTTTTCTTAAAGACTATATGGTGAGGATAAGAAATGTAAATTCGCTATATTGAAGATGAGAAACCTTTTTAGGCTAGAAAATTTGGAATCAAGAAAAATGTGAACTTCCTTTAGAACTTCTTTCGATTTTCAAAATTGAAGAGAAAAATTGCATCAAAGATTACCTAGAGGCTGATGGTGTTACCTTATTTGTTCCAAAAGATAGAATTAATGCTTGGGTGGTTGAAGAGATAGTTGAGGAACTTGGTCCTAAGCCTCCAAAGGAGTCTATTAGCTTCCTCATTATCCTTCCTCTCTGGTTTGTTAATGTAAAAGTCCTTGTTCGTGTTCGGCTCATCACAAGCATTGACTCTTCTGTTCTCTCCCTTGGTTCACATCATGCTTTGTTTGGGACATTTCAATTTTGTTTTGATTGTAAATAATGTTTGTTTTTTCTTGGTGGTCCTCAATTCCTCTTGCTTTGGTTGGGTAATTTTGTTTGTTTCTCTTTTTGCATGtttttattaaaagaaaatagattttgaagggacctgaaaccctttacaacaaaaTCGTCCAATCATAGAAAATAAATGCTAACAAAGCACTTGATACAAGcacagaaagaacaacaaaaatagGAGAACAACCCTCGAAAAGATCGAATCCTCGAACAATATCACCATGACTATCCATTGTAGTCAAGATGATCGGGATGATCGGGTTTGAGATTAGATCGATGCTAGATGAAAAATAATGGTGAACAAAATAGGAGGAAGGTTCCTTTTCACTAAGTATTGTACTGGGAGATTTCACATGGGAATATAGCAGGGAAAGAAATGACTTTCTAAATTGTTGTCTttttggaagaaagagaaagatagGTGGGGAAGACGATGTTGAAATCATAGATCAAGACTAATTCATATCCAAGGTTATTATAGGAAGAttggagaagaaatgaagaaagaagggGTAGAGAAAAATGGAGGAATGTGTGAGCAATTTTAAACTACTGAAAATAATGAGATGATGCGTTGTGTAAATATAGGAACAAATAAAATACCTATTGGTAGAAAGTCAAGATTGAGAAAATAGACCTTCTAGATGTACTCAAATTTTTGGAATCCCTATCCTCAAAAGGAGAGGACTTTCAAAGGTAAATTTACAGGAAACCCTAGAATAAAATGGGTAGGaagaaaatatattaatgaaatatccTAGAGGGGACATCCCACTAGAGACATAAATAATGGTAAGGGAGGGAAGGTAGCTCTTGGAATCAAACATAAAGGGatcatgaaaaataaaaagtaGGATATATCGAGAAAGAAATGTTGGCTTGTTTGCATAACTGTGTAGATGAGCTGTTGACTATACCAGTAGAggaatgatgatgacatgatcagttattagtgttgtcattgttggaaacctATGCCAATCAATGTTTGATTATGATGGAATCGGTAAATTGGTGATGGCGGGAAACTTGTGGTTTGAGaaataagcttttatgatggatttgtgtttGTGACCAAGaccgcatcctatgttgattaccaaAAGGCCTATTTTGAAATTCTGATGGAGTTgtactaaggttttagtagggttttaggactAGTGATGAATTCACTAAATCAGTAATGATTTTTGATTTGACGTTGATTGGTGGTGAATCTACATAAAGAAGATAACACAACACAACCTgcatgaatgatttgaaatgtgttTTAGTGTAGAAGATggtagaatttcttgggaatgattTTCTAAGGATTTGACTTCTATATTGattggatttttgtgatgggttatgaataatcaacAACTGATGttctttattgtaaattcatggtgtaattaggttttatggccgacttagttgttatggctatttaGGGTGACACAAATGATGTTTTATGTGCTAGTGGCATTTGGAGAATGAGTTAAGATGTCCCAAAGATGATAGACATATGCTTGAGTGTTGCGGATTGTGAAGCAAAACAAGATCTAATTTAGTAAGATGTAAGTGTCAAGTGATAGATCATTTTTTAGTGTTGCTCCCTAATAGTTACAGcagcttaaatcccttaactgagtaggtcctAACATACCTTTGTCATCTACGTCCCCTAAAAGGGAAGctcacaaaatattttttaaatcctctaaccaggttgatcctaatagatcattatgatcctagctggagtgataggcaaatcccttaactgggtgactcctaacagggtcttctcttaaccgggtgtattgtaagctcttaaccaggctaagatcctaacaaggcatatttaaaaagagtacaaattattgtgggtaccaattccaattgtggtttttcccatttgggtttccacatcaaaaatcttggtgtttatgtgtggaatgtctttttatGAGGTTTATGTTTACATACATTATTTCTGAGATATAGGTTGTGATATGTTATTTATAGTTTATCAGAGATTACTAGTACTGATATGAAATGATTACggatttgatctgattgataagattgattggttggATGATCAAATTGATGTGATTGATTAAGGGAAAGATGTTGGCAATTATGATAAATGGTTTTTGCAAATCTGATTGAAAGGTTGTTAGATCTAATTGTAGAAGTGAAGATTTATGTTAAGAAGTTTCAAATTTGATTCTAGTTggatttagattcaaagtttaagttattgttaatactgattcacccccctctcagtattaaccgaatcTTCATAAGATTaataaatggtatcagagctttggtcctctgtgtgcagaaaagCTTAACcccttgaggaaaagattctaagGAAGACTAGATGATGAAGAAAGACGGTCTgaaattcaacaaggataactataagATTTGGAAAGACAATGAAGATATATCTCAAAGGTGTTGGTGCTCAATAATGGAAACATGGTGAAACATCATATGTGACTCCTACTGCTCCCTTGACACCATATGAACTTGAAGATCAGCAGGAGAACGTGCAAGCCCTTGAAGCTATTTTAAGTATTTTATCTGAttctaaatatattgatgttcaaggattggaaatcgCACAAGAGGTTTGAGAAAAATTGGAAACAattcatggaggagatgagcatgtacaaagagcaaaTGAGGAAAActtcagaggaaaatttgatgacataaaAATGCAAGAAGGGGAAAATATTGCATAGTATGGTAAGAGAATTAAAGAAATTGTTGGCGGTATAAAAGGTGTTggtggtaaaattgatgatgatgtagtggtaagtaAAATGATCATAACTCTCAAAACtcagtatgctattagagtatcggcaatccaagaattgagatccatttcaaaggataaggtaactgttgactTTTTGATTGGTAATATTATAGCCTTTGAGCTAAATAGTCTTAACAATAGTGTGGTAAAATCTACTGAATCTTCTTTTAAAGATTTTGTTACTGGTTCATctgcaagaaaaggaaagaatgtatATCTAAGTCATGAGTGTAGATCTAGTCATGGAGGTAACCGGGAGAGTGAAGACACTGACAATCAAGTAATAGAATTTGAAGAATTgctagcaaagagatttccaagaggcaccggtaagtgtaaaggaaagctacctttaaagtgtctctcttgtagtaagattggtcatattgctgctaactacccTAATAGTGATAAGAAAAataagttcaagaaattcaaagggaaaggTAGAAAACACtgttatgttgtagtggatgaaggggtatctgatgaagaatttgaagatgaagatgacaatgaagagattgtgtttTTAGCTGTAAAGGAAGAATTGTCTGATGAGAAGGCACTAGTTTCTCATGTAGAAAACAATAATGAagggattatagatagtggttgttcacatcacatgaccagagacaagagTAAGTTCTtaactcttaatgaatttgatggaggtgttgttagtgtaaagtggaaaactggatcctagtgactccccacctaggagagagaaaggaagccactaggatgattttcacttgggagaactttacattcaaaagaggggcttgaatctagTAGATCCAGGTCCAAGGGAGATAAGGATGTTAGTTCCAAGTAGATTGCGAGGGTGGAattgtgatttaccctcttttgtaaatgagaaagttggcttgttgactatgtggaaaagagagagaaaatgagtgaaatgaagagctaccaATTTAGGATCATGTTATAACTTtggatttgagctaattagactgatacggatctgacCTACAAATCTAGAGAAAATTCATCAAGACCATGGCATGAATggacatggtcctccacaaaatcaacgaaatgaaaagggttcttctatctttgcaaatgaagcctaaacctgcaattacagatgcacacctacaacctacatagagaaaagagaggaaaagggaattttggataggggtttgcctcaatcaaatcccgatgaggaatcaaccttgaaagaaattaattgcaaatgcttgaa from Cryptomeria japonica chromosome 3, Sugi_1.0, whole genome shotgun sequence harbors:
- the LOC131874394 gene encoding uncharacterized protein LOC131874394; translation: MANEQSTIKEKLGQVKPLLNPCNDLMELVSSFKVTAVQNDQDGDSLLQSLCIGHNMYDVSMVNQECLNLHEEKHEEDYFDVLSRGSTGARDVDGVYFDPTEHASVLKVRNWTSLFRSKRSSDKSSVQEEEVDPGSGADSRLMRSAIVVESASCRWKPIEAQKRMSIFASGTRNPSFEQINRISAELKPHGVVEVDSRACRNYFLCSPARLFSRLCSVGFHRQSLTEDILNKKM